One Rhodospirillaceae bacterium genomic region harbors:
- a CDS encoding protein-methionine-sulfoxide reductase catalytic subunit MsrP has protein sequence MTHISSKTIGKANKTGLAKQATLSRRQALAGGLALAAASTSLPAALSEDTNINPGIPPEAFSSVPRNSVYTLDRPLTSNKLVTTYNNFFEFGSHKKIWKAAQQLPLNPWPVRITGLVKTEKTIDPSDLLEMFTLEERWLRHRCVETWSMAVPWIGFPIKSLVDFAEPLEHAKYLKMTSFLMPKFAPGQRQHWLPWPYTESITIAEAKNPLAMIAMGMFKKPLPPQNGAPLRLVVPWKYGFKSIKSIQEFSFVADRPKSFWEDLAGEEYGFWANVNPQVAHPRWSQQTEQPLGTKAPVATLMYNGYNEFVASLYKDLQHENLYR, from the coding sequence ATGACTCACATCAGCTCAAAAACTATAGGCAAAGCAAATAAAACTGGGCTTGCAAAGCAAGCCACCTTGAGCCGCCGCCAGGCCTTAGCTGGTGGTTTAGCCCTGGCGGCCGCATCGACCTCCCTACCAGCAGCACTCTCTGAAGATACAAATATTAATCCAGGCATACCGCCTGAGGCATTTTCGTCGGTTCCCCGCAATTCTGTTTATACCTTGGACCGCCCTCTAACCTCCAACAAACTCGTAACCACCTACAATAATTTTTTCGAGTTTGGCTCCCATAAAAAGATATGGAAAGCTGCTCAACAATTACCTCTGAATCCTTGGCCCGTGCGCATTACTGGACTAGTAAAAACGGAAAAAACAATTGATCCCTCTGATCTATTAGAAATGTTCACACTGGAAGAGCGGTGGCTTCGACATCGCTGCGTCGAAACCTGGTCCATGGCTGTCCCCTGGATAGGATTTCCCATAAAGTCGCTGGTCGACTTTGCTGAACCTTTAGAACACGCCAAATACCTAAAAATGACTAGCTTCCTGATGCCCAAGTTTGCGCCAGGACAACGTCAACACTGGTTGCCATGGCCGTACACGGAAAGCATAACCATCGCAGAGGCGAAAAACCCCCTGGCCATGATAGCTATGGGAATGTTCAAGAAACCCCTACCTCCCCAGAATGGTGCTCCATTAAGGTTGGTTGTCCCATGGAAGTACGGGTTCAAGTCGATTAAGTCCATCCAGGAGTTTAGTTTTGTTGCTGACCGCCCAAAAAGCTTTTGGGAAGACTTAGCCGGCGAAGAGTACGGATTTTGGGCCAATGTAAACCCTCAGGTTGCACACCCTAGATGGAGCCAGCAAACAGAACAGCCTCTAGGCACGAAAGCGCCTGTCGCAACACTGATGTACAACGGATACAACGAATTTGTTGCGTCTCTCTATAAAGACCTACAGCACGAAAACCTCTACAGATAG
- a CDS encoding hydrolase, with translation MNYLKDYALVIFDCDGVLVDSESIANKILAQSLTQEGYMCSFQEAVTKFVGRDLNSIQREVEKELGRPLDPNFQTKLQQKTTHSFKKELKPIEGIKTALKAIRTLKCVASSGSQQKIRLSLTLTNLSDFFLPETIFSASEVHNGKPAPDLFLHAAAKMGVSPSRSIVIEDSVPGVTAAHAAGMPVFGFAGGQHVRPTHSENLSKAGAIVFKCMASLPRHLQDVDPLRMRGTVLYS, from the coding sequence ATGAATTATCTTAAAGACTATGCCTTGGTGATTTTCGACTGCGATGGCGTGCTCGTTGACTCTGAGAGCATTGCGAACAAAATTTTGGCCCAGTCCCTCACCCAGGAAGGATACATGTGCTCTTTTCAAGAGGCTGTCACAAAGTTTGTTGGCCGAGACCTTAACTCTATACAACGAGAGGTGGAAAAAGAGTTAGGTAGACCACTCGACCCAAATTTCCAGACTAAGCTTCAACAGAAAACAACACACTCATTCAAAAAAGAATTGAAGCCTATTGAAGGAATCAAAACAGCTCTCAAAGCAATCCGCACCTTGAAATGTGTAGCATCCTCAGGGAGTCAACAAAAAATTCGGTTATCATTAACTCTTACTAACTTGTCTGATTTCTTTTTGCCAGAAACTATTTTTAGTGCGTCAGAGGTTCATAATGGGAAGCCAGCACCTGATTTATTTCTTCATGCTGCGGCCAAAATGGGCGTCAGTCCCTCGCGCAGCATTGTAATTGAGGATAGCGTCCCAGGTGTTACAGCAGCTCATGCAGCTGGCATGCCCGTCTTCGGTTTTGCAGGCGGACAACATGTTAGACCTACTCATTCCGAAAACCTTTCAAAGGCGGGGGCTATTGTTTTCAAATGCATGGCTTCCCTCCCTCGTCATTTACAAGACGTGGACCCCCTCCGAATGCGAGGAACTGTTCTTTACAGTTAA
- a CDS encoding LysR family transcriptional regulator has product MNWDKLRTFHVVAKNGSFTGAGRILNLSQSAVSRQIRSLEEALNLPLFHRHARGLLLTEQGEELYQTARDIYAKLSMTEARLLEIRERPTGPLKITTTVGFGSLWLTEHIGEFLDRYPDISISLFVTDVELDLTMREADAAIRVTPPTQPDLIQRHLFTGHFGIYAAPAYLNAFGTPRSVAQLANHRVISFGSEMPSPFEGHNWLVDEIVSAAGKFEPALTVNNVYGMLRSTENGAGIAALPSFLGEGKTNLVRILDRIETPAADCYFVYPAELKNSQRIGVFREFLLRKVSETSF; this is encoded by the coding sequence ATGAACTGGGACAAACTGAGGACATTCCATGTGGTCGCTAAGAACGGGAGTTTCACCGGGGCTGGTAGGATTTTAAATCTCAGCCAGTCGGCGGTAAGTAGACAAATACGAAGTCTTGAAGAGGCCTTAAATCTACCCCTCTTTCACAGACATGCTAGAGGATTGCTGTTGACTGAACAGGGGGAGGAGCTCTACCAAACCGCCCGAGATATTTATGCTAAGCTATCTATGACGGAGGCTCGCCTTCTTGAAATCAGGGAGAGACCAACAGGTCCGCTGAAAATAACAACCACGGTAGGGTTTGGCTCACTCTGGCTAACGGAACATATAGGGGAATTTTTGGATAGATACCCAGATATTTCCATAAGTCTTTTTGTCACCGATGTGGAACTAGATTTAACAATGCGGGAGGCTGATGCCGCTATCAGGGTCACCCCACCGACCCAGCCTGACCTGATACAGCGGCACCTATTTACGGGGCATTTTGGGATTTATGCGGCTCCTGCCTACCTTAATGCGTTTGGGACTCCCAGAAGTGTGGCCCAACTAGCGAACCATCGTGTTATTAGTTTTGGCTCTGAGATGCCCTCTCCTTTTGAGGGTCACAACTGGTTAGTTGATGAAATAGTTTCTGCGGCAGGAAAGTTTGAGCCAGCTTTAACCGTAAATAATGTGTATGGAATGCTACGATCGACAGAGAATGGGGCTGGAATTGCAGCTCTTCCCTCATTTTTAGGAGAGGGTAAAACAAACTTGGTTCGTATACTAGATCGGATAGAGACCCCGGCGGCGGATTGTTACTTTGTGTATCCAGCCGAGTTAAAAAATTCACAAAGGATAGGAGTATTCCGGGAATTTCTGCTTCGAAAAGTCTCCGAGACTTCTTTTTAG
- the trxB gene encoding thioredoxin-disulfide reductase has protein sequence MVTKKKSRVLILGSGPAGLTAAVYASRANLEPVLIHGIQPGGQMTITTDVENYPGFAEVIQGPWLMEQMRAQAESVGTEMFSDIVESVDLSKRPWVCVGDSGQVFEGETLIISTGAQARWLGLESEESFKGFGVSACATCDGFFFRGKTVAVVGGGNTAVEEALFLTNFASKVWLIHRRDKLRAEKLLQDRLFANKAVEIIWDHEVEEVVGHSNPKSVTGLRLKSVAGGSRRDVSIDGLFVAIGHTPNTQLFEGQLGMDEEGYIVTAPDTTKTNIPGVFAAGDVQDKIYRQAVTAAGSGCMAALDAEKFLADDGDSTVS, from the coding sequence ATGGTAACAAAGAAAAAAAGTAGAGTTCTAATTCTTGGATCGGGGCCAGCTGGTCTTACGGCTGCTGTTTATGCGTCGCGGGCAAATCTTGAACCGGTATTAATCCATGGTATTCAACCAGGCGGGCAAATGACAATTACAACTGATGTGGAGAACTATCCAGGTTTCGCCGAAGTCATCCAAGGGCCTTGGCTAATGGAACAAATGAGAGCTCAGGCAGAATCAGTTGGAACAGAAATGTTTTCGGATATTGTGGAGTCCGTGGACCTTAGTAAACGTCCTTGGGTGTGTGTGGGGGACAGCGGGCAGGTTTTTGAGGGTGAGACTCTAATAATCTCGACCGGCGCACAGGCCAGGTGGTTGGGCTTGGAAAGCGAAGAGTCATTTAAGGGTTTCGGGGTTTCTGCTTGTGCCACGTGCGATGGATTTTTCTTTAGGGGTAAGACCGTTGCAGTTGTGGGGGGTGGAAATACTGCAGTCGAAGAAGCGCTGTTTTTAACGAATTTTGCGTCTAAGGTTTGGTTAATACACCGTCGAGATAAACTACGGGCAGAAAAGCTTCTACAGGACCGGTTGTTTGCAAACAAAGCTGTAGAGATAATTTGGGATCACGAAGTGGAGGAAGTGGTTGGCCATTCTAACCCCAAGAGTGTGACCGGTCTTCGTCTGAAGAGTGTTGCTGGCGGGTCACGGAGAGACGTTTCCATTGATGGTCTTTTTGTGGCCATTGGGCACACTCCTAATACCCAATTATTTGAGGGTCAGCTAGGCATGGATGAAGAGGGCTATATTGTGACCGCCCCTGATACTACTAAAACTAATATACCGGGTGTATTTGCTGCGGGCGATGTGCAAGACAAGATTTATCGTCAGGCGGTCACAGCTGCTGGCTCTGGGTGCATGGCTGCCTTGGATGCCGAAAAATTTCTGGCGGATGACGGTGATTCGACAGTATCGTGA
- a CDS encoding creatininase, with protein sequence MPDVNNSSSFNGNSYWAELTTQSFASINTESTIALLPVAAIEQHGPHLPLDTDVQICRGLVKQLMANTATEHQLIALPLMEIGESSEHSDFAGTLSCPPEHLMSMWTSLGKQAHKVGIKKLLILXTHGGQPTIVDLVAQRLRTENRMLAVSVNSFRLGIPDGLFDPQEITNGIHAGEIETSMMLYLNPSSVRMELSENFISTSPLTNGKHPHIGLSGFARTAWQAQDLTLHGAIGNASNADPERGALLIEHMVNKILQVLCDMARFPLSSLENART encoded by the coding sequence ATGCCCGATGTTAATAATTCTTCTTCCTTTAATGGGAATTCCTACTGGGCTGAGCTAACAACTCAGTCTTTTGCCTCCATCAATACAGAGTCAACCATTGCCCTGCTTCCCGTTGCCGCAATCGAGCAACACGGACCTCATCTTCCATTGGATACTGATGTACAGATATGTAGAGGCCTAGTTAAGCAACTGATGGCCAACACCGCCACAGAGCATCAACTTATCGCATTGCCATTGATGGAGATTGGTGAAAGCTCAGAGCATAGCGATTTTGCCGGGACTTTGAGTTGCCCACCCGAACACCTAATGTCTATGTGGACGTCCTTGGGGAAACAAGCACACAAGGTTGGAATAAAAAAACTTTTGATTCTTAANACCCATGGCGGACAACCAACTATCGTCGATCTTGTAGCCCAGCGGCTCCGCACAGAGAATCGCATGTTGGCCGTCAGTGTTAATAGTTTCCGTCTTGGGATACCAGATGGCTTGTTTGATCCGCAAGAAATTACAAATGGCATCCACGCCGGAGAAATAGAAACCTCCATGATGCTATACCTGAACCCGAGCTCGGTAAGAATGGAACTATCAGAAAACTTTATATCAACCTCACCACTCACAAACGGGAAGCACCCGCATATTGGCCTAAGCGGATTTGCGCGTACCGCCTGGCAGGCTCAAGATTTGACCCTCCATGGTGCTATAGGTAACGCTTCAAACGCGGACCCTGAAAGAGGGGCACTACTTATTGAGCATATGGTAAATAAGATACTCCAGGTTCTATGCGATATGGCTCGTTTCCCATTATCCAGCCTAGAAAATGCGAGAACCTGA
- a CDS encoding deaminase, whose translation MREPDLIDIDTVWRALLNCRLGVSSQEVRFNSDGTYRISGEITRDAQELLDLYCPFATKDQHIVTAHLGQSMDGFIATTNGQSHYINGQKNIVHLHRMRALTDAVLVGSNTVRNDNPQLTTRLVDGPNPVRVVIDPNLRLSSKHHIFAQPDAPTLVLCGEDIGNKDRHSAPHVEILPLPMADGKMRPSDCCQILTSRGLKNLLIEGGGKTVSQFVNAGTVHYLQIALAPIFLGEGKRGLQIPEISGPNAAXRLKTLKYHMGDDVLYHWRLTNHLTER comes from the coding sequence ATGCGAGAACCTGATTTAATTGATATAGATACTGTATGGCGCGCCTTGCTGAATTGCAGGCTTGGGGTATCCAGCCAAGAAGTAAGATTTAACTCCGATGGAACATACAGAATTTCCGGAGAAATTACTCGCGATGCNCAAGAATTACTAGACCTCTACTGTCCCTTTGCTACAAAAGACCAGCATATTGTTACAGCTCATCTAGGGCAAAGCATGGACGGCTTCATAGCGACGACAAATGGTCAGTCACACTATATAAACGGCCAGAAAAATATTGTTCACCTACACAGAATGCGCGCTCTTACGGATGCGGTATTGGTAGGAAGCAATACTGTACGAAATGATAACCCGCAACTAACCACAAGATTAGTGGATGGCCCAAATCCTGTTCGCGTTGTAATTGATCCAAACCTTCGGCTCAGCTCAAAGCATCATATCTTTGCCCAGCCAGATGCTCCCACCCTAGTTCTTTGTGGAGAGGATATCGGCAACAAGGATCGACATTCTGCTCCCCACGTCGAAATACTCCCTCTCCCTATGGCCGACGGAAAGATGAGGCCAAGCGACTGCTGCCAAATTCTAACCTCAAGGGGGTTGAAAAATTTATTGATTGAGGGTGGTGGCAAAACCGTCTCCCAGTTCGTTAACGCGGGGACCGTACACTACCTCCAAATTGCCCTTGCTCCCATTTTTCTCGGAGAAGGAAAGAGAGGGCTTCAAATCCCAGAAATCTCGGGTCCCAACGCCGCCNCCCGTTTGAAGACACTAAAATATCATATGGGAGACGATGTCCTCTATCACTGGCGACTTACAAATCATCTAACAGAGCGATAG
- a CDS encoding glycosyl transferase, group 1 produces MKVDLVHFVVPGDINALTGGYIYDKHMIGGLQQEGLAVKLHLLEAEFPLPTGSGLSSAAEATEKISDGQVIIIDGLALGPLQEILEVHRHRLKIVGLIHHPLANETGLRRDVAKKLGEAERRALSFCRAVVVTSQITRSTLIHKYDVQAEKICVIEPGAEKASVFSPRLKGAIRLICVASLIPRKGHNILVEALSLLANRPWALTCIGDLHRDPRTSRLVRNLVIKFGLTDRINFVGEVSDSHLQVHYQKANLFVLASHYEGYGMALSEAISWGIPVVSTTGGAIPSTVPRSASLLVRPGDARALSCAVGRFMDEPRVRTKLLAGARGASSKQKSWQFATSRFVGEIRRIVFDE; encoded by the coding sequence GTGAAAGTTGATTTGGTCCATTTCGTCGTGCCTGGTGACATAAATGCCCTAACGGGTGGTTACATCTATGATAAGCATATGATAGGTGGCCTGCAGCAAGAGGGTCTAGCCGTGAAGCTGCATTTGTTGGAGGCAGAGTTCCCATTGCCAACTGGCTCTGGTTTGAGTAGTGCTGCAGAGGCCACAGAAAAAATTTCAGATGGCCAAGTGATAATTATAGATGGTCTTGCCCTTGGGCCTCTGCAAGAAATATTAGAGGTTCACCGACATCGGTTAAAAATTGTTGGCCTTATCCATCATCCCCTGGCCAATGAAACGGGTTTGAGGAGAGATGTAGCCAAGAAACTTGGAGAGGCTGAGCGGCGGGCACTTTCGTTCTGTCGAGCAGTTGTAGTTACCAGCCAGATAACTCGTTCTACATTGATCCATAAATATGATGTCCAGGCTGAGAAAATTTGTGTGATAGAGCCTGGTGCAGAAAAGGCTTCTGTGTTCAGTCCGCGGCTAAAGGGAGCTATTCGACTCATTTGTGTGGCATCTCTGATTCCCAGAAAGGGACACAACATTCTGGTCGAGGCCTTGTCGCTATTGGCTAATCGACCATGGGCTTTAACTTGCATAGGGGACCTACACCGTGACCCACGGACCTCACGCCTGGTACGTAATTTGGTTATAAAGTTCGGATTGACGGATAGAATAAATTTTGTTGGGGAAGTCAGCGATTCTCATCTTCAGGTACATTACCAGAAGGCTAACTTATTTGTCTTAGCCTCTCATTATGAGGGTTATGGTATGGCCCTGTCTGAGGCTATTTCTTGGGGTATACCTGTTGTTTCTACTACTGGTGGTGCCATCCCGTCTACTGTTCCTCGGTCAGCTAGTCTTCTGGTTCGGCCTGGCGATGCACGCGCGTTGTCTTGTGCGGTTGGGAGATTCATGGATGAACCAAGAGTTCGAACTAAACTTCTTGCAGGGGCTCGTGGAGCAAGTAGCAAACAAAAGAGTTGGCAATTTGCAACTTCGCGTTTTGTAGGAGAGATACGGCGAATAGTTTTTGATGAATGA
- the mtnA gene encoding S-methyl-5-thioribose-1-phosphate isomerase, whose amino-acid sequence MRINGQPYRTIFLDKDGWTVRIIDQTKLPHKFEIVSLQTVDDVALAIKTMMVRGAPLIGATGAYGMCLAMRHNPDDTNLNSAYRALIDSRPTAVNLRWALNQMRKMLQEAPQNDRALLAYKMAFSICAEDVKTNREIGEHGRKLIIDLAKTKPQGSEINILTHCNAGWLATVDWGTATAPIYAAHDAGIPIHVWVDETRPRNQGAALTAFELGQHGVPHTVIADNTGGHLMQTGQVDACIVGTDRTTASGVVINKIGTYLKALAAKDNRIPFYVALPSSTIDWEISDNEVGEIIEERSPTEVTHIQGMTEDGHIVRVQLTPDSTTAANYAFDVTPANLVTGLITERGIAEPSVAALASMFPEQEHPTTRNP is encoded by the coding sequence ATGAGAATCAACGGGCAACCCTATCGTACCATCTTCCTCGACAAAGACGGCTGGACAGTCCGCATCATTGACCAGACAAAATTACCTCATAAATTCGAGATTGTATCGCTCCAAACAGTTGATGATGTTGCATTAGCAATAAAAACTATGATGGTGCGCGGAGCGCCCTTGATAGGTGCAACCGGAGCTTACGGCATGTGTTTAGCCATGCGACATAATCCAGATGATACAAACCTTAACTCCGCATACAGAGCCCTAATCGATTCACGTCCAACCGCAGTAAACCTCCGTTGGGCACTTAATCAAATGCGGAAAATGCTCCAAGAAGCCCCCCAAAATGATCGTGCGCTTCTAGCTTACAAGATGGCGTTTAGTATCTGTGCAGAGGACGTAAAAACAAATCGCGAAATAGGAGAACATGGAAGAAAACTCATTATTGACCTAGCCAAAACAAAGCCTCAAGGATCAGAAATTAATATTCTGACCCACTGTAATGCTGGGTGGCTTGCAACCGTGGATTGGGGGACAGCCACTGCCCCTATTTATGCCGCCCATGACGCCGGCATTCCAATCCATGTTTGGGTGGATGAAACGCGCCCCCGTAATCAAGGGGCCGCATTAACAGCATTTGAGCTAGGCCAACACGGCGTTCCCCATACGGTGATCGCCGACAATACTGGCGGGCACCTCATGCAAACTGGACAAGTTGACGCTTGCATAGTTGGAACGGATCGTACGACAGCAAGTGGCGTGGTAATAAACAAAATAGGAACGTATCTAAAAGCCCTTGCGGCGAAGGATAACCGCATACCATTTTATGTTGCTCTTCCATCCTCTACTATAGACTGGGAAATTTCTGATAATGAAGTGGGCGAAATTATAGAGGAACGTTCGCCTACTGAAGTTACTCATATCCAGGGAATGACTGAAGATGGCCACATTGTGCGTGTGCAGCTAACTCCTGATTCCACCACTGCGGCCAACTATGCATTTGATGTGACTCCAGCCAACCTTGTGACCGGATTGATTACCGAGCGGGGAATTGCAGAACCTTCTGTAGCTGCCTTAGCAAGCATGTTTCCAGAACAAGAACACCCAACTACTAGGAACCCGTGA
- a CDS encoding short-chain dehydrogenase: MFEREVGVLAKENKKVAIVTGAAGGLGRMLVRAALDVGYCVGALDRDQRKLDELAGELAGENREELILPRCLNIAEESDCNEAVAEVGSHFGRVDALVNAAGIGMVVIRDDHMLKPIRFDEVTSDEWDSFFDINAKGPFLMAKATLPYMTDNRWGRIVNVTTSMDTMFKLGFCPYGPSKAALEANTAIWAQELSGTGVTVNVLTPGGATDTPMLAKLPFSRSGMIQPEVMQAPLKWLLSADSDSITGRRFVGVFWDPNKDAAVAAEESGGPAAWPGTGKQGIWPT, from the coding sequence ATGTTTGAGAGGGAGGTTGGGGTTTTGGCTAAGGAAAATAAGAAAGTGGCGATAGTTACAGGGGCAGCTGGCGGGCTAGGTCGCATGCTTGTGCGAGCTGCTTTGGATGTCGGTTATTGTGTGGGTGCCTTGGATAGGGACCAGCGAAAACTTGATGAGTTGGCGGGGGAGTTGGCAGGTGAAAATCGAGAGGAATTGATCCTGCCGCGTTGCTTGAATATTGCGGAGGAAAGTGATTGCAATGAAGCGGTGGCGGAGGTTGGGAGTCACTTTGGCCGTGTGGATGCGTTGGTTAATGCTGCAGGAATCGGAATGGTTGTGATTCGCGATGATCACATGTTGAAACCTATTCGATTTGACGAGGTGACCTCGGATGAATGGGATTCATTCTTCGATATTAATGCCAAGGGACCTTTTTTGATGGCAAAAGCGACCCTTCCTTATATGACGGACAATCGATGGGGTCGGATTGTCAATGTAACTACCAGTATGGATACCATGTTTAAGCTTGGTTTTTGTCCATATGGTCCTTCTAAAGCGGCCCTTGAAGCCAACACCGCTATTTGGGCTCAGGAACTTTCTGGCACTGGTGTAACTGTGAACGTTTTAACTCCAGGAGGAGCAACTGACACGCCCATGTTGGCGAAATTACCCTTTTCTCGCAGTGGTATGATTCAGCCAGAAGTTATGCAGGCGCCTTTGAAATGGTTGCTTTCCGCTGACTCTGATTCCATTACTGGGCGCCGTTTCGTAGGGGTATTTTGGGATCCTAATAAAGACGCAGCTGTGGCGGCCGAAGAGTCTGGTGGGCCGGCAGCCTGGCCAGGTACGGGAAAACAAGGCATCTGGCCTACCTAG
- a CDS encoding 4a-hydroxytetrahydrobiopterin dehydratase, with protein MAAKMSPAEITENLSQVAGWTQLPDREAIQKTFFFKDFCEAFSWMTRLALLAEKMDHHPEWLNVYNKVEVILASHDVNGLSERDFRLARFMNEHHS; from the coding sequence ATGGCCGCCAAAATGTCACCTGCGGAAATAACAGAAAACCTTTCCCAAGTTGCTGGTTGGACACAATTGCCGGATAGAGAAGCCATACAGAAGACTTTTTTCTTTAAGGACTTTTGTGAAGCATTTTCCTGGATGACAAGACTTGCCCTTTTGGCTGAGAAAATGGACCATCATCCAGAATGGCTAAATGTATACAATAAGGTAGAGGTAATTCTCGCCAGTCATGATGTGAATGGGCTGAGTGAGCGTGATTTCCGACTCGCCCGATTCATGAATGAGCACCACAGCTAA
- a CDS encoding acetoacetate--CoA ligase has translation MTKYAPIWTPNPERIQQSNLQRFTIFAEKRSGHEFPTYDALHRWSIQQPGEFWIALRDFFDLPVPASGDTAVKQPDKMPGAQWFPNTRLNFSENILSKNDNSDAIVFWGEDKVQRRLSWADLNRNVSRLAKTLADFGIQPGDRVAALMANVPETIVWFLAASSLGAIWSSCSPDFGAAGVVDRFGQIQPRILVCNDEYFYNGKRHNCGSKIIEIISQIPSVEICVIVPYSNTGSTLQIEAMTKCIAMDSFCTTEEELTTTFLPLPFNHPLYILYSSGTTGRPKCIVHGAGGALLTHLKEHQLHCDIKPNDRVFYFTTCGWMMWNWLVSALASKATIMLFDGSPFYPTPNILFDYIDKESITFFGISAKYIDALENSGLSPAKTHQLNSLKTITSTGSPLAPRSFEYVYENIKSDVHLASIAGGTDIVGCFMTGIPTAPVWKGEIQGPALGMATEVFDSNGRECTGEKGELVCTKPFPSMPLKFWNDPQGRLYRKAYFEHFPGIWRHGDWVEKTHTGGFIIHGRSDTTLNPGGVRIGTAELYRQAEQFEEIQESVAIGQTWNDDVRIILFVILKPDQKLNQELIDRIMSRIREHCSPRHVPSKIVQVTDIPRTKSGKTSELAVREAVHGRRVQNLSSLENPECLALYQNLSELNV, from the coding sequence ATGACAAAATATGCTCCGATTTGGACGCCAAACCCTGAAAGAATTCAACAAAGCAATCTTCAGCGCTTTACCATTTTTGCTGAGAAGCGAAGCGGCCACGAGTTTCCAACCTACGACGCGCTCCACCGTTGGTCCATCCAGCAACCAGGGGAATTCTGGATAGCTCTACGCGATTTTTTTGACCTGCCTGTACCTGCCTCAGGAGACACCGCGGTTAAACAACCGGACAAAATGCCCGGGGCACAATGGTTTCCTAATACCAGACTCAATTTTAGTGAAAATATTTTATCAAAGAACGACAACTCCGATGCCATTGTTTTCTGGGGCGAAGACAAGGTTCAAAGGAGATTGAGTTGGGCGGACTTAAACCGCAATGTTAGCAGGTTAGCAAAAACGCTCGCTGATTTTGGAATTCAACCGGGAGATAGAGTGGCGGCACTAATGGCTAACGTACCCGAAACTATAGTTTGGTTTTTGGCCGCCTCTAGCCTTGGAGCAATTTGGTCCTCATGCTCACCCGATTTCGGGGCTGCGGGCGTTGTAGACAGATTCGGGCAGATACAACCGCGCATCCTAGTTTGCAATGACGAATATTTCTATAATGGGAAACGCCATAACTGCGGATCAAAAATTATCGAAATTATCTCGCAGATACCATCAGTGGAAATCTGCGTCATTGTTCCGTATTCTAACACAGGCTCCACCCTACAAATCGAAGCCATGACAAAATGCATCGCTATGGATTCTTTTTGTACAACAGAGGAAGAGCTTACCACCACTTTCCTTCCGCTTCCATTTAATCATCCGCTGTATATTCTATATTCTTCTGGAACAACGGGTCGCCCGAAATGCATAGTGCACGGCGCAGGAGGCGCTCTTCTAACTCACCTTAAGGAACACCAACTACACTGTGATATAAAACCCAATGATAGAGTATTTTACTTTACCACTTGCGGATGGATGATGTGGAATTGGCTTGTTTCTGCCTTAGCTTCAAAAGCAACCATCATGCTTTTTGACGGCTCTCCCTTCTATCCCACTCCCAATATTCTCTTTGACTACATAGACAAAGAAAGCATCACCTTTTTTGGAATCTCAGCTAAATACATAGACGCCCTTGAGAACAGTGGTCTTTCCCCTGCCAAGACCCACCAGCTCAACTCACTGAAAACCATCACCTCAACCGGTTCTCCACTGGCACCTCGTTCGTTCGAATATGTCTATGAGAATATTAAATCGGACGTTCATCTTGCATCGATTGCTGGAGGTACAGATATCGTTGGCTGCTTCATGACGGGCATCCCTACAGCGCCAGTCTGGAAAGGAGAAATCCAAGGCCCTGCCTTAGGAATGGCAACCGAGGTTTTCGACAGTAACGGAAGAGAATGTACGGGTGAAAAAGGCGAGTTGGTCTGTACAAAACCCTTTCCTTCTATGCCCCTCAAATTTTGGAATGACCCTCAAGGAAGACTTTATCGGAAAGCCTATTTTGAGCACTTTCCGGGTATTTGGCGCCACGGCGACTGGGTTGAAAAGACCCACACTGGGGGCTTTATCATACACGGCCGCTCTGACACCACACTCAATCCCGGGGGTGTCCGCATAGGAACTGCAGAACTTTATAGACAAGCCGAACAATTCGAGGAAATCCAGGAAAGTGTGGCTATCGGCCAAACTTGGAATGACGACGTTCGGATAATACTTTTTGTCATTCTGAAACCAGATCAGAAGTTAAACCAAGAACTTATTGACAGAATCATGTCCAGGATCCGAGAACACTGCTCACCAAGGCATGTGCCTTCAAAAATAGTACAAGTGACTGACATTCCTCGGACAAAAAGCGGGAAGACTTCGGAGCTCGCCGTTCGGGAGGCTGTTCACGGCCGTCGGGTGCAAAATCTAAGCTCTCTTGAAAATCCCGAATGCCTGGCGCTCTATCAAAATCTATCAGAGCTGAACGTATAA